TGCATCTGATCTTGTTAGAGAACAATAACCCTTGTGAAATATAATCTCCAGAGCACATAAGTTTTGACCTCCAAACCACTGAAGTCCATTAAAAAACTTGGGCTGACTTCAGGATCAGTTTGATCAGCTGCCTCACTCAGGTGGCTAACCTGAAAGGTGCAGTTTTGATATGGGGCACTGCAGGTTTCTTTTAAGGCCTATTTGGCAGGTAAGAGTGTTTTAAAACACCCAAAGTGATCCTGATATCCTTTGTTTTTCAGAAACCAAGAAAATCATCAGCTGTTGCTGAGTATGGCATACAGCAGATACACAAAAGTACTGATCAATTGTGGTTTGGCAGACTTCTGTCAAACTTCTGACCTGCCACTGGCACTCTAGGGCAATAGGTAGGTTCACTTACTTGTCTTTATGAAGTGCAGTGAAGTCCTCTTCTGGATACATATTACAGATTTCTCTTACGTTTCCCCTCCTTGTGTGGTTGGCAGGAAATTGGCACAGTGTCTGGTGCTCGTGGTGTTTGCTGAACGGAAAGATGAGGGCTCTAGAATGCTGGTGTCACTGTGGTCTTACAGCAACAAGAATAGCTTTGTGTCAGGCTAATCCTGCGCCTTGCGCATGTGATGTATGTTCCTGATATGTGTGTTCCATGCTTCACAGCAGTTCTTTAGTTGTGGATGGTTGGGAGCTTTGCGGATGCCCAAGAGCTCAGATCTGCTAATGTTAACACATGCTTCCCCACCCCCTTCCTCGCATAGCTTGTGATCACAGAGCCATGAAAGTATGTGAgtccctcccccagcacaggccGATCCCACCCGGCATATGACTCGGGCTCCATGTCAGCCGGAGCAGGCAGCACCAACTTGCCAGAGCACGGCACATAGTCGGAGCAATGACTTTAACGAAAGAAAGTTTCCACGGGGATCTTCCACCCTCTTCTGAAGCGGCCAAGGTCGGcatggacagcagcagggagaaggaggCATCTCTAATGCAGTCTGTGACGAGGACTGGAGCGGTGGTGCCGCAGAAGCGGGCGGTGGGAAGGCTGGTCATGCACAGCATGGCCATGTTCGGCCGGGAGTTCTGCTATGCTGTGGAGGCTGCCTTCGTCACGCCGGTGCTTCTCAGTGTAGGGCTGCCCAAGAACCTCTACAGCCTGGTGTGGCTCATCAGCCCTGTCCTGGGCTTcgtgctgcagcctgtggtagGTTCAGCCAGCGACCACTGCACCTGTAACTGGGGCAGGAGGCGACCTTACATTCTGGGTCTGGGCATCATAATGCTGTTAGGCATGACTTTGTACCTCAATGGGGACGTGATTATCTCAGGTGAGTAAGGGGCATATGCTGTCCTGAGAGACAAAACTCATCCTAGCCGTTTGAATCAAAGAAAAGAGggttttgtctcttttttttttctctgctagaATGGACTGTTAGAACTGTATATCCTGCTAcgttgaggaagctggggaacaACTGTCCAGTCCTGACACTGCACAGTGTTCTGTAGTTCATGCATGCAGTTACAGTATGTGTTTGGTATTACTGGTGTGCTTGCCTCACCAGTTCATACAAATAAAGCACTGCTTAGGCCCAGGGAAGCTTTCATGAACTCTACCTTCATAAGTTAAGTGGTTGATATTGATTGTGTGATGTAATGCACATGGAAACCGAGTATCTGTTAATCCTTGTGTTAGATAAATTAGCATCCAGAATACCTATCTTTAATTATTACAGTGCTGACTTACCTCAGAACTGCAGCATCCATGAATAATAGGAATGTGCAAGTCCTTGGAATTCATGGTGCACTTGGGGTCTGCAGTCAAATGAAGACATCCCTAGATAACTGTTAATTTCAGCTTGAGATGTAGCTTCTCAAAGTCTTGATGGAAAGTTGTTGCTGCCATCATGACCTGACAGAAGGGGAAAGTGTGTGTTCTGTAtgaattgctttgtttttctggaTATCATGGATGTTGAATATACTCATAGTCATTGGCCCAAGAGGAGATGCTACCATAAAGATTTGATTATCTAAAACAATGCAAGGGGGGGGacaaatagaaggaaaaaaaagattactACAAAGCACATATATGTTAGACTATCAGAGCATGGCATCAGAGCACAAAGGAGCAGATAAAGGCTAGCGATGCTCTTGATTGTGGAGCTTGGAATACCCTGAGCTTGCACTGACTGAAGACAGTAAGTCAGTCGAGTACAGCTCAGCACTAGTGACTCGGTTATCCTGCTCCTGTGATGTGGTTCTAGTATCACTGTGCTTTCTTGCATAATTTGGAGACACGAGGGAAGATAAAAGATGGTTTTGCAGAACGTAGCGTTGTTGCTGTCAGGATGAGAGTGTTCTTCTTTTTGTAGCTTTCATCGCTGAGAGAGACAAGCAGCGGACGTGGGCAATAGTCATTACCATGCTGGGAGTAGTGCTTTTTGATTTTGCAGCTGATTTTATTGATGGCCCCATCAAAGCATATTTATTTGATGTCTGCTCTCATCAGGATAAAGAGAAGGGTCTGCATTACCACGCCCTCTTCACAGGTACTCGgatctcttcttttcctccttactTCTCAAAGGAGGGGAAGGTAATTGCATGGATTTTATCCTCACTGTGTTTCTAATCTCGAATGAACTGATCATCTGATCCTGCACTTCAGTCACGAGTCTTTTGTTGCTGGGGTTTCACTTCTCTGGAGAACAGCAACTTGTGGTTGCTACTGCAAGAATTCTGCTGCAGAAAACTGCAGGCATAAACATTTACAGCAACATAACCATGATTTCAGTTACAGCAATTAAAGTAAAGTAGTGTTTGTTCAGCttgttctgatttttttcccccctgaaaCTTTTGGGGAAGCAAAAAAATAAGGGATGTAAAATATTTCATTTCTTACTTAGCATGTCACACAGAGCAAAAGCTGCACAAACCAGAGCAGTGCTCCAGTATGTGCTGCCTTCCTGTACAGAAGTAAGTTTTCTGTGTAAAATTCACAGTTGTCACAAAGTTGTGTGGAAAATAAGTCTAAGTGGTTCAGTCCAGACTCTTGCAAATGGAGACCTTCATTTGCCTTCATGTGTGTTTGAAGTGTTGCTGAGTTACAGAAGGAAGAGCTCTGCCGTACATGAGCCCTGTGTTGGAAAAATGCAAAGGGAAGATACACAGGGGTGTGTACCTGTAATGTGAAGGCTCTTCCAGCTGTGCCCACAAGCTATGACTCTGGAAGGATTAGGCAGAAAGCACACTGGATGAGAGATCATGCAGTCTGTGCTGGTGCAGGTTTTTGTCACCATTGAGCCATACCAAGCACAGAAGCAGGTAGGTTCAGCAGCAGTTACTCTAGCCGACGGGGCGAGGTGTGGTAGCTATTGACAGTAAGCTGCCTTGGGACAGATGAGATAGCTGTGTGCAGGAACACCGTTTAGAAAGTAACCTTAAAGCCACATGAGAATTAAGTTAGTATTACTCATTTGAAATTGACAGATAAAATCTGTAACAATCATTTGTTTGGACAGGAAGGGGGCAGGACTCTCTGTGTATGCTCTTCCCttcagcagaatcatagaatcagccaggttggaagagacctccaagatcatccagtccaacctagcacccagccctatccaatcaactacaccatggcactaagtgcctcagccaggcttttcttgaagacccccagggacggtgcctccaccacctccctgggcagcccattccaatgggaaatcactctctctgtgaagaacttcttcctaatatccagcctatacctaccctggcacaacttgagactgtgtccccttgttctattgctggttacctgggagaagaggccaccccccacctggctacaatgccccttcaggtagctgtagacagtaataagatcacccctgagcctcctcttctccaggctaaacaggcccagctccctcaacctctcctcataggatttgtgctccaggcccctggttgcaattttttttttttcagattataACCAAAAAAACCTGCCTGGTTTCCAAATCTGAAGCTACAGATTTAGCTGACTGCTTTGTGTAGTGAGCTCTAAAAAGGGAATCTGGGACAGATCACATCAAATAtgactgcaacaggttgcatTATTTGGTCCAGCACCCTGTATGCCCTCTGTAGCAAGATCATCAGTATCTTTACCCTTCTTGATGGGCAATTACCTATCTTGTTCTTGAAACCTCCCTTGACATGagttctgcagctctcccaaGTCAGTGTTCCAACACTTCACTGGACTTGTTGTTAGACAGTCTTCCCTGAAATCTAATCTTAACATGGAGTGTCTACAATTAACATTTACCATTCGTTGTTCTATCCCTATTAGACACACAGGGCAATCTTCCCATTTCTTTTATAGCTGctgttttagttttgtttttcctatTTAGTTCCTTCATTCTGTGCTAAATGCCTCCATGATCTTGTTCTTCAGTTTGTCCTCAGTTTAAAGTTTGGATGCTAAACTTGATAGCTCTGCAGCTAGGAAGCTTGCAACAGCTGAGACGAGTGGAAGGAGGAGTGCACACGTTCaatacacagcactcaagattgCATTCCAATACCATCATTGTTTTTTGTTGACAGAGGATCGGTGACCTCAAATGTCAGGTTTCACCCTGTGCaaaaatttagaatcatagaatcaaccaggttggaagagacctccaagatcatccagtccaacctatctcccagccctagccagtcaactacaccatggcactaagtgcttcatccaagcttttcttgaacacctccagggacggtgcctccaccacctccctgggcagcccattccaatgccaatcactctctctgggaagaacttcctcctaacatccagcctagacctaccctggcacaacttgagactgtgtccccttgttctattgctggttgcctgggagaagaggccaccccccacctggctacaatgtcccttcaggtagttgtagacagtaataagatcacccctgagcctcctcttctccaggctaaacaaccccagctccctcagcctctcctcataggatttgtgctccaggcccctcaccagctttgttgcccttctctggacacgttccagcacctcaacatctttcttgaatcgaggggcccagaactggacacagcactcaaggtgtggcctgaccagtgctgagtacaggggcagaataacctcccttgtcctactggccacactgttcctgatgcaggccaggatgccattggctctcttggccacctgggcacactgctgcctcatcttcagcctactatctaccagtacccccaggtccctttcctcctggctgctctccagccactcagtccccagcctatagtgctgcttggagttgttgtgtatgttttctttaaaaaagTAATTTAACAGCCTTaattgttggttggttttgggttttttttttgtgtgttttttttttttttttggtttttgtttttcatcAGAACAAGCAAGGATACAGTCCCTTCTAAAACACAGTTTCAAATGTGTTTTGTAGGGGAAGTAAATGTAGGATATATTGCCTCTGTCAATTTCTGTTAGAGAAAACAGTGCAACTTAACATTCGCTTCATGCCTTAACCAGAATAGTGGGAAAATATTTTCAACTCCTTTAGATGcttctacctgaaggggcattgtagccaggtggggttggtctcttctcccagtcaaccagcaacagaacaaggggacacagtctcaagttgtgccaggggaggtctaggctggatgttaggaggaagttcttcccagagagagtgattggcattggaatgggctgcccagggaggtggtggaggcaccgtccctggaggtgttcaagaaaagcctgaatgaagcacttagtgtcatggtctagttgactggctagggctgggtgctaggttggactggatgatcttggaggtctcttcgaatctggttgattctatgataccctgCTTAACTGTGTGTACTAATGATGAAAATCGGGTGGCGGAGTAGGGGGgtgagaaaggctgaatgctGAGTTTATTAACTTCCAAGACACAAGTCAGCATTCTCATTTTTATTCTAGTTTCTCTGAGAAAGTGAGTATGCAGAATTGCACATTTCTATTTGATACTTTTTGTTCTCTTGCTTTTGAGTGGTGAAGTATTTGTAGTTTGAAAATTACTGcactagtttgaggctaactgggatattttagtgagagaaattagattgtaggctgtgaaaatgaaacactggtgatgtctacttcactcacaggcttgctgagatgtataaaaacaagaacacaaatgtagataacacagttgctgtgtgtcactggctgcctgcactgttctccctaacctgctgtctgtgtaactaatccttctgctttctaaccgtcctggccaaacctccaaactcaccttgaatgtaagtcAAATTCTGGGATAAGACAGAGGGCTGGaatggaggtggaagggtggttgagagcccctcctggggactctggtttctgggagggctgctgtgtttctctgttactctttaacttgtatattcctgCATGTAGCTGCATATATTGTTAatgcctgcttgtatattgtgctaagctgtaaatacaaagcttcattcttgcTTTCCATCTCggctgactctagtctgggtgatttcataagagtggggggacaagtaacacccaaactgtcacaattACAAAGAATGCTTTAGTTTTATCcttattttggaaaaaaaaaatcacctggaGGCAGTGTTTCTCTTTAGATTCAGctatttaaaatacattttacaGAGTCTATACTATAGACAGTTTcaagatattttttttcacagaagaaAATGAGGTTTTAAAAATCACATAAATTTAAGTGGGATTTTATTTTGTGTTACTCATTGTGGCAAGCAAGGCTTGAAAGAGACACTTGTGCGAAGGCCTGTGTTGTTATATGATCAGGCATTTTTTGAGAGTTCTGTCTACCAGAGCTGAGGAGATGAATTTTCAAGAGATGTTTTGGTAACTGCTCATGTCTGTGGCTAGCTCAATATTCCTGTTTCTTGTGATTAATATTTGAAGAGTGCTTATTCAGTCATTTCTAGAGGACTGCATGTTGAGGCTATTGTGTATTGTCTGTTTTTTCAGTACAAGTAgaacctttctctctctcttttctccccacaCCTGTAGGTTTGGGAGGAGCCCTGGGTTACCTGACAGGTGCTATGGATTGGGGTCAGACTGTCTTAGTATATTCCTTGGCATCAGAATTCCAGGTGATTTTCTTCTTCGCAGCCTTGGTTTTCCTAATCTGCCTTACTGTACACCTGCACAGTATTCCCGAAGTCCCACTCAGATATGAAAATGAGGAGACAAAGTTCTTGTTGGAAGTGTCTGAATCCTATAAATATAGTTCCATAGAGAAGGAGATGAAGAATGGTTACTTAAAATCAACATGTACTGAAATAAAGACTGCAGCTGAACCAGGGAAATGCACTGTTACATCACGCGTGGAGGTAAGTGCAGAGGTTGTTTCATGAGCTGTAAATTTGCATCCTTGGAGACACTTTTATGAGCTAATGATGACTGTTTGGAGTGGAGCCCTTGCACATGTGAAAAAATAATCCCTTACCAGGATACAGGGTCAGGAAAAAAGGCTGATTTCTTTTATATTTACAAAGTATATCCAGCAAGAGAGATGAGAGGCTGCGCCAGGGgtaatttaggctggaggtgaggagaaagttcttcactgagagagtcattggacactggaatgggctgcccggggaggtggtggagtcgtcgtccttGGAgcaggttggacgtggcacttggtgccatggtctagccttgagctctgtggtaaagggttggacttgatgatctgtgaggtctcttccaaccttggtgatactgagaTACTGAGATACTGAGTTGAGGTGCTATCAACAATTGGCTTAGCAGGGATGAGAGAGAACAAGATTCAGGTTTCTGCTGTGTCAGTCTCTTGGCATCCTCCCTGTGAATTTTGTGGGGAGGGTCTGTTTTGTCCATTAGCCCTGACAGAATTGACATGAAATTGCAGATGAGGACTTTGAGCCAATTAATCTTCAATATAAATCTGTAACTCCCACTGAAGTCCACACACTTTTCACGTAGTACATGAGAAGTGTTTGTTCCTGGTCTAATAAAGGTTTGAGTTTGCTTCTGCTCAGCATTACACTGAGGGTTTATTTGCAGTACTGATGTGCTTAAAATCACAGCTTCTACAGCAGTGCTGCCTTGCTTCTGAAGTTTTGTTTTGAAATGACATTGTAGCTGTGTCTTTGGCAGAACTTGTAGATGGGAGAGAGTAGTGAGTACTGTCAGAGCATCGCTGTTACCTGGTTTCTGCTGTGTTGTATGAGATGTTGCTTCAATCTGAGACAACTCAAAGATCAATCCACCAGAAAGATATCTAGGGAGCACATTTCTGGGAACAGGTGATAGTTTTTTACTGTTTTGATGGTTGCTTTTAGTGGTGGGAGTCCTTGCTCATGGTATCCCTGGTAAgtgtcacggaggggtattctgctgcctgcgccaattgtggtggaggggagaaattaattggtgtgagataatattctataaaaatatatatttattaacttcaatattctgaactctcgccacccccaaccactgaactttaatattaatgttcttacatggtcatggaagaCATTATAAGAATatctcaaacagtaacttgttaataactagcaaacattcaaactattaaacagagagaggactttccccgcagcttaatgctgcttggggtcaatatgctgcttgcccagcaagggtgggctgaagctctttctgctctatggcaggaggcaatagaaattgcagaggcattaaagcattcacttacaaattcttattaattatcaatcactctctggggctatgtcacagcctattgctagtctccaaacttcaggggagtttGGAGACTTTGCCCACTgactgtgaggctggaatccttccagcttcaggggaaaggagaatcttcctggcttcaggggcaaggacagtctctgaccttgtgctgctggcttcttctggatgctctgtccagggattcttaggcaggaccttcaggtgcagaggtagGACACTGTACAGTCCCAGCATGATGTAactctggccacacaggccaatcgcatgcagacaatccagggtctgctcctggtagctcagcagcagtggcgtGCACCAGGCAGTGATCAGGCAGTGGGTGTGCAATAGGGGGCacggctgcatgggagactgagctctgtaggtacaggcaggcttaagcatAATAATGAGAGCCAGGGAGTGAGCACTGCGGGGGAGCCTGAGCACTTcctttacctgtgtacccccatttattaaatgtgggctgagaataatgtcccactggccaccaaaatgaccaatcaggttgacaGTCAGCCaaccataccataataggcaaatgccacaggcctggacctcccaaatatggcaatcacatgggccttacactGGGCAGGtatgagctgggcgtgtggtgcttacacaatcaggggtcctgggtaggccagactttatggcaccaggcctgttgtgcccctttgtgctcattatgTGTTAACCTctggttatgggcagaaaaacatgtccaggcagggcaaggcataaataagcctatttttgggcctacaggccctccacaacagtaagCAAAGGCTAGTGCTTATGTTTGGTTCCCAGTATAACAGTAGGTGCCAGACCAGAGGTTGATGTTTTAATTACACCTCTGATCTCTTGTTGTTATGTGTATTTATCTCCGATATGGGCTTTGATAAGCCAGAGGAAAAATACTGAGTATGTTCAGATAGTTGTACTTTGTAAACCTAAACTCATTTTTAAGGAACAGATAAAATGGATTTGCTGTCTTTTACTGTTTGTCATTTGTATTATCACAATGCTTAGCATTCCCAATCTGGGGAGCAATATTAGTATGCCAAATAAATCACAAAGATAGAATGAAAGGTGAGCACTGTCTGGTGAGACTGGCAGACAGAGAGGGGCAGACAGCAAGGCAACACTTTGTTGGGAGAATCTGACAATGGAATGTTATCCATTTCCCCACCGCAGGCCAGCTCAAGCAGGGAACATCCTTCactgctctgagcatcctctgagTTGTCATTGACTGTGGCCCATGTGGGCTCTAAAGAAAGGAAGGTAAATGAAAGCAAGGGGAACAGAGTATGGACTGGTTTAGCTTCTGTCTTGGCAGGAACTAATAACTCCACTAAATCAGTGACACTCTACATCTGAGGCAAATCACAGAACTAGACTTACTT
Above is a window of Pogoniulus pusillus isolate bPogPus1 chromosome Z, bPogPus1.pri, whole genome shotgun sequence DNA encoding:
- the SLC45A2 gene encoding membrane-associated transporter protein, with translation MTLTKESFHGDLPPSSEAAKVGMDSSREKEASLMQSVTRTGAVVPQKRAVGRLVMHSMAMFGREFCYAVEAAFVTPVLLSVGLPKNLYSLVWLISPVLGFVLQPVVGSASDHCTCNWGRRRPYILGLGIIMLLGMTLYLNGDVIISAFIAERDKQRTWAIVITMLGVVLFDFAADFIDGPIKAYLFDVCSHQDKEKGLHYHALFTGLGGALGYLTGAMDWGQTVLVYSLASEFQVIFFFAALVFLICLTVHLHSIPEVPLRYENEETKFLLEVSESYKYSSIEKEMKNGYLKSTCTEIKTAAEPGKCTVTSRVEDQRRMTLKSLLKTLLSMPPHYRYLCVSHLFGWMAFLANMLFFTDFMGQVVYQGSPYAPHNSTLYLTYKTGVEMGCWGLCINAISSSVYSYLQKILLPYIGLKGLYFIGYLLFGLGTGLIGLFPNVYSTLALCSLFGVMSSTLYTVPFHLIAEYHREEESLKLQDEEQAGEHRRGKGIDCAALTCMVQLAQIILGVGLGLLVSVAGSSVTVISASTVALVGCCFVAFCVRYVE